The DNA segment GATTGGCCTTCCTAATGGCGAGGTATCATGGTCAACTTCCAATGACTTCTTCCCATTTCGTCATGATCTGTATTGAAGAAGCAGTTAGTTTCTGTTGCTAAATAAAAAGATACCAATTGTTAGAGTGATTTGGTTATCACTTGTTATGAATCAGCATAATATTTGCTATGTGATACCTCTTATATATCTACATTCTTTTTATTCGACCTAAATAAATGACGAATGAAACATACTTTTGGTAGTTGGTAGTCATAGATAGTTTTAATGTTTCAAATCTGTTGCAGGGAATTCTTGGCGATGATGACTCAATTTATATGGCCCTGGGAGAGATACCAATAAGTATGCTTTATACTTCAATTTAGTGATTTACTTTGAAAGTTCTATAATCCATTTTCATTGCTTCTCttttgttgtaagttggataGGTCTTTTGTTGTTAATGAGCTTTTACATGCCTCCATATTTTAGGCATTTCTGTTAGTAAGGACTGATGTCGTAGAGCggcataaaatttatttattgttacTTAGGGGAAATATTTAGAAAAGTTTACAACTTCCATTTCCTTGTGtatcaaatatttaatatttgacAAACTGTCTCACTATAATGACCATCCAATTCATGAAGATCCAACACACAACCCCTTCCGACCCACCCCAAGATAAGGGATGATATCAATGTTTAAAGTCTTGCTAGTTTTTTCTCCACATTTTCATTCCTATATATTTGAAACTAAACATTCCCGTAGAAACTTGTTTTGTGTTGACATAGGCGTATTGGTAACTGAAACCTTTTTCTAAGACATAAGGTTAGAGTTAATGAGACTACTTTGGAGATTGGGCTTGCTGCCTTTCCTTGTCTAAATAGAACCTTTGGGAAATAAACAATGTTACCTGCAAAGAATGAACGAACAAATTTCTCACCTTCAATGAGTTGCCAAAGTGAGGGCAATTCCAAGTTGTCTCTTGTGTAATTTCTTAACTGGTTCAATTTATTGGTCCCCCTCATTTACTTCCATGTTGTGTGATATCTACACCGTGGTTTTAATTTTTTCTGCTTTGGACGGGATGTACTTGGGGTTATCTCATAGTCCCAAATGTGTTGCTTGAACGAATCATCGTGTAATTTCATTGCATTTCCTCTTTCAgactatttttttaaatcttatTGTAGGCTTTCTGAGGAACTGGGAGCAGCCAACACAAGATTATGGAAAACCATTTTGAGCATTTATGCATCCTGCTGTTGTTCAATAAGTTCCTGTCACTTCTCGTTTCAACTTGTTTGTACACGATATGGTATGAAGATGTTGGAAGTATATCATCTTTAGTATGACTTTATTCCTGCTCATAGTAGGTTGAGAAATAGTTGGTAATAATCGATAACTGGAACATGGAATTGTATCTTATAATTTCTTGTCTCTAGTTTAGCCTAGAAATGTTGTAAGAAACAAGGTTGGTAATTTCCCACAGCAGACGCCAGAAAATGCCATTCTAAGCGAGACGACTGCTGTTCATACCTTTAGGTCCGGTGGAATTTTACCATTTTTCCAGTTTGTGGAAACCGAGCCCGTGTCGGTGCAAACACTTTAGCTCCTTGGTTTCAGTTTTGATTTGCTTCTAAGCAGTGCGACTTCAAATCCGGAATCACATCGGGTCAGAATTGAGTAAATGGTGGGTAGTAAAGTCTTGGTAATTTTCCGTACTTCCCCGTGCTTGTTTCGACTTTCAAGTGAAGTCGTGGATATGCTTTTTAATAGCATATATGTAATTTCAAAATCCATAATTAactagaaatttttttgaagcATACATACATTGTAAGGTTAAAATAATTGCACTTATGTAACTTATTTCtaacttaaaatttcataattaatttaaacGTGTTACAAACTTACAAACAGATATTTGGCATGTGGTCATTAAAAAAGAAGAATGAAATTGTTTGtctaagaaaaaattaaaatgaaaggTATCAATATTTGAAATTGAAACGGGAGGGATGAAATACATGATTAGATGGGATTGAAGATGCAATTTCTGGAAGAAAACCTTTTGACTATGACAATGTCTTGCGACTTTAATCCGTGATTTTTGAACTCCTATCAGGATACATTTCATCATAAATATTCACTACACACAAACCTGAAAATTCAACACGGGTTGCGATAAATTCCCAGTCTATGCTGGAGTCTTCGATTTTTTATGTAACAGATAATGGCAGCATCATTACAGAGTGAACGAAACCGAGTTACAGTGTTTGAACTGTGATTTCTTGAAATAAACATTATATCTTACTTCTCATCCTAACTAACTTTGCCAATGTCTCTTGAGCAGCTAAAGTTTGAGCATGGTTGTGTCCCAGTACCACTGTCCTAATGCTGATGCATGTCCTGCAAACCTCTTCACCGCTGCTAAAATGGCCGCCTCTTAGAAGTAACTCTGCCCTCATCTCGAGTAGTGTGGCTTTCAGCAAGGTAACCTCCTGCCACACATATTCATCCACTCTTTGATTCGAATTCAGTGCATTTCTCCAGCAAAGGGAGCCATGGCACCAGTCCTGTATTTGAGACACAAATGATTTCTCCACTTCTTCGAGCACGCTAGTGCATACTTTTAGGAGCTCTAAGGCCGAGTTGCATCTGGAGAAGGTGGTGAATGCTCTTATTGCTAGAGGGAGAGCCGTTTTCTTTATAAAGAGAACCGTGTCAATCGCCTTGAGCTGAACAACCGGTCCTTCGGATTTGAAACCGAACACAAGGAATGTTGAGGCCCAAAGGTGTTCaaaatttgctgatgtattccCAGTTTTCCTTACTCCTTGAACTACTGCCTTGGCAGCAAAAGTACTGTCTTTTCTTTTGGTGAATGTTTGAGTGATGGGGTGGAATTGAATCCAGCAGCCAGGTTGCCGGTTTGTTTTTCGAGCCAAACCCAGTTTAACTAAAAGTAGGGCTGAATCCTCTTCTCTCTTGCATGTTTGGCTCGCTAAACACCCCGAGTAGCAATTCAAAGTTGTTGGCTTCAAGCATTTGGTCCACTTTCTTACTTTGTCTCCTGTGGATGGTATGTTAGATGCTGCTGCTGCGAGTAAATTTGCCGAAACAGGTGCTGGGGCAAGCCATGCTCCAACCTTGAGCATTCTTGAGGCAAGAAGGTACCGGTTCCCACTCTTTTGCTGCAAAAAAGCCCCACAGAAGGAGAGGGCTTTCATTAAGAACGGGTTGGTTCTAACAAATTCCTTATCTGCAATGCTCAAACTGGAGTAGTCAGCATCTTCGTGGACATATTGGGTCTGATTCACTGCCTCGTATAGAACAGATGGATTGATTGCAAATTCTGTTACAAGAGAAGCAACCAACGACAAACCAAAACTCGAACTGCCCAatttttcatcaattttttcaagaaactctACTTCTGCAGCCGGATATTCCTTTCCTCTTCCTCTAATTATTGCCATTGTATCATTCAAAGGCAATGGTTGAAGCTTCACTGAATCAAAGCTTGTTTCTGTGGAGAGCCTTGTAGTGATTATCACATGAGTGCCTGCTGTGTTTCTTGGTATGAAGTCATGTAGATCCTTTCCTTCCCACCATTCCCTTTCATTTTCAAGATTATCGATGATTAGTAAATACGGTGTATCTCGAAACAGCTCCCTTTTAACCCTTTTGAAGGCTTCAGATTCTTGTTCATCAAAGCTACGAAGCCTCCCTCTTTCTTTCTCTTCATCCGCACTCACGTCCAACCCCATGTTAAGAGACAAGTTCAGTATATTTTGCCTGAAATACCGAGCTTCGCCACCAACCCACAAAACCATCTTGTATCTTTGCGAATATCGGTGGGCGAATTCCAAAGCAAGCTCTGTCTTTCCGATTCCCGGCAATCCGTTTATGCACACAACGCTGCTGCCcaagttcttgagtttcccaCTTTTCGACTTCTTCTGTTTATTCCTCTTAACTGAGTTTCTTCCGATTCCAACCTCTGAACTTGTGTATTTTCCTGCCCGACCATGGTCAACCTCGCTTTCCTCGTCAGCCAAATAATCCCGACAACCGAATAATGCAGTCTTGATTTCCATAATCTCCCTCTCCCTCCCCACAAAAAACTCGTTTCTTGAAAAGAGTATCTCCTCAAGTATTTTGACTTCCTTTTCAACCACACTCTTCCTCCCTAGCTTTCCTCTTAGCATATTCACTGCTTTTGAAACACAGCTTCGCCAGTTACCCTCGTTTGCTTCTAGCCGAACCTCATGATATCTCTTTAGTAAATCTAATGCTTCTTTACACGCATTATCCGAAACAGGTTCGAAAAGAGTCCTAATCTCATTGGCATCTGTGTTGAAGAACAGAGGGATCAAGTTCTTCTTTTGAGCAAAGAATCTAATCTCCTCCAAGCTCATATGGCTGACAAGACTATTACTTGTGATCACCACCAAACCAAAGGTTGCGGAGCAAATAACCTTGTCAGCAATCTCATGGCTCTGATTATCGGCATACTTGGCTCTGTCCGCCACAAAGCAAGCAATTCCCTGAACCTCCAACTCCGATTTAAGCCACTTACAAAACCGTGTCAAATTCAGGTTTTGAACATGAAATCCTATGTACACATCACAACTCCTAAGCTTCAAATTTGAAACCGGCGAAACCGGGCCTTTGGTGAATGAGTTTCTAGGCACAGGGAAAGAGAACGAGATTCTAGGTGCAGTTTCTGTGCCTGAAACTGGTACGCAAGTAACAATCTTGAGCTTTGTCTTGGCCGGATCAGTGGTGTAGTCTTGCCTTTCAGGCGGCGGAGTGTATGAAGTGCTAGGGATGTCATCCGACTGAGAGCCGGAGCATGACATCGGCGGAGAGGGATGAGTAATGGTGGTAGCCGGAGTGGGACATTCTTGTGTGGGATTTGGGCTTGGATTTGCAGCCAAAATGGCTCTTGGAGAAATGTAAGGTGATTGCAAAGCTGAAACAAATGCCGAGGATGGAGGGGAGATGAGTGGAGAGTGGCATGGAGATGATGCTATAGAATTTGCTGTTGATTTCTTGGAGACTGATGAATCTTGATTTGAAGGAACAATGTTGGCTAAAATTTCCTTACCATTCTTCTTGCCTGAGCCTTTTATCTTGATGGTGAGAAACTTGGTTTCAACTATCTTCCCCTCTTCAAAACCTCCTGCAGACAATCCCAAGTCTTCTTCCATGTTCTGCTAATGCAGCAGAAGGCCTAAAAAGTACGTTTCAGCAGAGGCAAGAAAAGGGATTCTAGAGTGAGAAGTTGGAATGTCTGGAGTCATATATTTCAGTGGGAttgacaagaaattcaaagcCTTGATTGGAAAAACCAGAGAGGAACTGTTCTTGGTGTTGGATTCTAGCTCTGATTCAAAATGACAGGTGAATTAAACTTGTGCTGACTAAGGACACTTCGGTCTTgaataatatgaatgcaacagTGTACACTTTTGAATTCTTGAATCATCAATCTTCTTCCATTTGTGGGCCTTGAAGAGTCAGAATCAGACCTCAGCTTTTACTGTTCAGGAGTGGATCAGAGTGCACGAAAGAATCAGCATCATACAAATCAAGAACTAAAGGTACAAATCCCATTCTGCAGAAACAAACTATAATGAACGGCTTGTATGTTCACTTTTAAGTGGAGAAAATTACAAAGAAAGAGTGACCTTTTTTTCTCCATAGTTGCAGAGAGGCCATCTGTAAAGTATCTGCTGTTTTCCTCTTTGATAATGAAACAAGCTGTACAAAATGGGATAGCTTGTGAGTTGGATCTATGAGGTTTGAACATAAAATATAGCAAATATTACAAGGTTTTTGcatttctttattgttttgtcttgGGCTTAGAGTGTGTTACTTTTTGGTTCTTTGTGTTTTAAAACTATGAAATTAACAAAAGTTTATATTTGATCACAGAAGCCAAAGATTGgtcggaaaaaaaaattcattggaAATATCGTTGGTCAGATGAACCATTAACGTACGCAGAATAGTATTGGCGTGTGGCAGAGTTgttaattaagatttttttttgaaaatttatgtataatttATTAGATAGAACAATATTatattcttcagaatatatcaAGTATATCTAGGTCCTGCCGTGGCGGATTAAACAAAATGATTATTAGGGAAAAGTTAATATTTTcgtaatttgattttttttttcatttttgttatattatttcaaTTCACAGTTTAGTTCATTGATTTATAAATTCTTTTCAATTttagacattttttttattagaataCTAATGTGATGTTAGATATGCAAACAATATATAACGCCACATAAGTAACTTCGAGGTCAAATCATCGTTTTTTCGGCTCTATATAAACGCTCGGTGAAGAAAGATTAAAACTAGAGAGAAAAAGGTGTAAAATAATGAACTAAAATCATGAATTATTCATCAATAGGcatgacaaaaaaatataaaatgttCAAATTACAAGAACGCATATGTAATCCCTTCTCAAAAATGTAATTTCTTCTTCAATAAGTCCCAAAAAATGTGCATTAAACTTACATTTAACTAAAAACTAATGtgcattaaacttaaaatttaactataaacattttatattagaaacaatttatttttctttgaaaagaataaatttattttaaagatGATTCCATTCCATCCTTCTCCTCGAGTACATGTCAGGAATTGAAAATGGTCTTGAATGGAAACAAGGAATAGTGGACAGATAAATGAATAAAGGGTCAGATTTCCCTCAGCTCATCTGACATATTTGTgacatttttatattttttgccGTGGGAATTGGAGCAAGACTGGTCCAAGGTAGTGTAGTGACTGaccttttaatacttggtttttaattaaaaaaaaattcttggtttttaattaaataaaatcggcCTAAATATATAAACTATTATTATTTCTTGGCATTTATATtactttttgttaaaaaaaatatatttatctagtgtctaaataaaaattcactaataacaaatatttataaatatactgGATATGCCTAGATATCGATTACAAATTATCAAAAATTTAGAATATGAAGTTCAAAATCGTAATAATCTCGTGGATTTAAGGAGTAGCTATGTCCACAACCATAATTTGTAAATCGTGGGAGAGCCTCTATGGTTGTTCTCAAAAGGCTTCTCATAAATTTTTGTGATAATAATTGTTATCAGGCTATATATTAATTGTTTCTTGTAGGGGCAGACCAATTATTTCCAT comes from the Henckelia pumila isolate YLH828 chromosome 1, ASM3356847v2, whole genome shotgun sequence genome and includes:
- the LOC140873799 gene encoding uncharacterized protein, whose translation is MEEDLGLSAGGFEEGKIVETKFLTIKIKGSGKKNGKEILANIVPSNQDSSVSKKSTANSIASSPCHSPLISPPSSAFVSALQSPYISPRAILAANPSPNPTQECPTPATTITHPSPPMSCSGSQSDDIPSTSYTPPPERQDYTTDPAKTKLKIVTCVPVSGTETAPRISFSFPVPRNSFTKGPVSPVSNLKLRSCDVYIGFHVQNLNLTRFCKWLKSELEVQGIACFVADRAKYADNQSHEIADKVICSATFGLVVITSNSLVSHMSLEEIRFFAQKKNLIPLFFNTDANEIRTLFEPVSDNACKEALDLLKRYHEVRLEANEGNWRSCVSKAVNMLRGKLGRKSVVEKEVKILEEILFSRNEFFVGREREIMEIKTALFGCRDYLADEESEVDHGRAGKYTSSEVGIGRNSVKRNKQKKSKSGKLKNLGSSVVCINGLPGIGKTELALEFAHRYSQRYKMVLWVGGEARYFRQNILNLSLNMGLDVSADEEKERGRLRSFDEQESEAFKRVKRELFRDTPYLLIIDNLENEREWWEGKDLHDFIPRNTAGTHVIITTRLSTETSFDSVKLQPLPLNDTMAIIRGRGKEYPAAEVEFLEKIDEKLGSSSFGLSLVASLVTEFAINPSVLYEAVNQTQYVHEDADYSSLSIADKEFVRTNPFLMKALSFCGAFLQQKSGNRYLLASRMLKVGAWLAPAPVSANLLAAAASNIPSTGDKVRKWTKCLKPTTLNCYSGCLASQTCKREEDSALLLVKLGLARKTNRQPGCWIQFHPITQTFTKRKDSTFAAKAVVQGVRKTGNTSANFEHLWASTFLVFGFKSEGPVVQLKAIDTVLFIKKTALPLAIRAFTTFSRCNSALELLKVCTSVLEEVEKSFVSQIQDWCHGSLCWRNALNSNQRVDEYVWQEVTLLKATLLEMRAELLLRGGHFSSGEEVCRTCISIRTVVLGHNHAQTLAAQETLAKLVRMRSKI